A window of the Diceros bicornis minor isolate mBicDic1 chromosome 12, mDicBic1.mat.cur, whole genome shotgun sequence genome harbors these coding sequences:
- the TMEM150A gene encoding transmembrane protein 150A isoform X1, producing MTAWILLPVSLSAFSITGLWTVYAMAVMNRHVCPVENWSYNESCFPDPTEQGGPKTCCTLDDVPLISKCGTYPPESCLFSLIGNLGAFMVALICLLRYGQLLEQSRHSWVNTTTLITGCTNAAGLLVVGNFQVDHAKSLHYVGTGVAFAAGLLFVCLHCALSYHGATAPQDLAMAYLRIVLAAIAFVTLILSGVFFIHESSHLQHGAALCEWVFVIDILIFYGTFSYEFGAVSSETVVAALQPAPGRACKSSGSSSTSTHLNCAPESIAMI from the exons ATGACCGCCTGGATCCTCCTTCCTGTCAGTCTGTCAGCATTCTCCATCACTGGCCTATGGACTGT GTATGCCATGGCCGTGATGAACCGCCACGTATGCCCCGTGGAGAACTG GTCCTACAACGAGTCCTGCTTTCCTGACCCCACTGAGCAAGGGGGTCCCAAGACCTGCTGCACCCTGGACGATGTCCCCCTCATCAG CAAGTGCGGCACATACCCCCCAGAGAGCTGCCTCTTCAGCCTCATTGGCAACTTGGGTGCTTTCATGG TGGCCCTGATCTGCCTCCTGCGCTACGGGCAGCTTCTGGAGCAGAGTCGTCATTCCTGGGTTAACACAACAACGCTCATCACAGGCTGCACCAATGCTGCAGGCCTTCTGGTGGTCGGCAACTTCCAG GTGGATCATGCTAAGTCTCTGCACTACGTCGGAACTGGTGTGGCCTTTGCCGCCGGGCTGCTCTTTGTCTGCCTGCACTGTGCCCTGTCCTACCATGGGGCCACCGCCCCCCAGGACCTGGCTATGGCCTACCTGCGGATTGTGCTGGCAGCCATTGCCTTTGTCACACTGATCCTCA GTGGTGTCTTCTTTATCCACGAGAGTTCTCACCTGCAGCACGGGGCAGCCCTGTGCGAGTGGGTGTTTGTCATCGACATCCTCATTTTCTATGGCACCTTCAGCTATGAGTTTGGGGCAGTCTCCTCTGAGACAGTGGTGGCTGCATTGCAGCCTGCCCCTGGCCGGGCATGCAAGTCCTCCGGGAGCAGTAGCACCTCCACTCACCTCAACTGTGCCCCTGAGAGCATCGCCATGATCTGA
- the TMEM150A gene encoding transmembrane protein 150A isoform X2, producing the protein MTAWILLPVSLSAFSITGLWTVSYNESCFPDPTEQGGPKTCCTLDDVPLISKCGTYPPESCLFSLIGNLGAFMVALICLLRYGQLLEQSRHSWVNTTTLITGCTNAAGLLVVGNFQVDHAKSLHYVGTGVAFAAGLLFVCLHCALSYHGATAPQDLAMAYLRIVLAAIAFVTLILSGVFFIHESSHLQHGAALCEWVFVIDILIFYGTFSYEFGAVSSETVVAALQPAPGRACKSSGSSSTSTHLNCAPESIAMI; encoded by the exons ATGACCGCCTGGATCCTCCTTCCTGTCAGTCTGTCAGCATTCTCCATCACTGGCCTATGGACTGT GTCCTACAACGAGTCCTGCTTTCCTGACCCCACTGAGCAAGGGGGTCCCAAGACCTGCTGCACCCTGGACGATGTCCCCCTCATCAG CAAGTGCGGCACATACCCCCCAGAGAGCTGCCTCTTCAGCCTCATTGGCAACTTGGGTGCTTTCATGG TGGCCCTGATCTGCCTCCTGCGCTACGGGCAGCTTCTGGAGCAGAGTCGTCATTCCTGGGTTAACACAACAACGCTCATCACAGGCTGCACCAATGCTGCAGGCCTTCTGGTGGTCGGCAACTTCCAG GTGGATCATGCTAAGTCTCTGCACTACGTCGGAACTGGTGTGGCCTTTGCCGCCGGGCTGCTCTTTGTCTGCCTGCACTGTGCCCTGTCCTACCATGGGGCCACCGCCCCCCAGGACCTGGCTATGGCCTACCTGCGGATTGTGCTGGCAGCCATTGCCTTTGTCACACTGATCCTCA GTGGTGTCTTCTTTATCCACGAGAGTTCTCACCTGCAGCACGGGGCAGCCCTGTGCGAGTGGGTGTTTGTCATCGACATCCTCATTTTCTATGGCACCTTCAGCTATGAGTTTGGGGCAGTCTCCTCTGAGACAGTGGTGGCTGCATTGCAGCCTGCCCCTGGCCGGGCATGCAAGTCCTCCGGGAGCAGTAGCACCTCCACTCACCTCAACTGTGCCCCTGAGAGCATCGCCATGATCTGA
- the RNF181 gene encoding E3 ubiquitin-protein ligase RNF181 — protein MASYFEEHDCEPLDPEQEARTNMLLELARSLFNRMDFEDLGLVVDWDHHLPPPAAKTVVENLPRTVIRGSQAELKCPVCLLEFEEEETAIEMPCHHLFHSNCILPWLSKTNSCPLCRHELPTDDDTYEEHRRDKARKQQQKHRLENLHGAMYT, from the exons ATGGCGTCCTATTTCGAAGAACACGACTGCGAGCCGTTGGACCCCGAGCAGGAGGCTCGAACCAACATGCTGCTGGAGCTTGCAAG GTCACTTTTCAATAGGATGGACTTTGAAGACTTGGGATTGGTTGTAGACTGGGATCACCACCTGCCTCCACCTGCTGCTAAGACTGTAGTTGAGAACCTCCCTAGGACAGTCATCAGGGGCTCTCAGGCTG AGCTCAAGTGTCCCGTGTGTCTTTTGGAATTTGAGGAGGAGGAGACTGCCATTGAGATGCCTTGCCATCACCTCTTCCATTCCAACTGCATTCTGCCCTGGCTAAGCAAG ACAAATTCCTGCCCCCTGTGCCGCCATGAACTGCCCACTGATGATGACACTTATGAGGAGCACAGACGAGATAAG GCTCGCAAGCAGCAGCAGAAGCACCGACTTGAGAACCTGCATGGAGCCATGTACACATGA
- the VAMP5 gene encoding vesicle-associated membrane protein 5 isoform X1 codes for MGASCSPDLGLDDQAGKELEQCQRQADEVAEIMLNNYNKVLERHGNLEELDQRAHQLLGKAENFNKTTEALAKKKRCENTRYLVLAVGVLLLIILIVLLIIFLPHTHKGSSAPQAQDTGITPGD; via the exons ATGGGGGCCTCATGCAGCCCTGACCTTGGGCTTGATGaccaggcagggaaagagttggAGCAGTGCCAGCGGCAGGCAGACGAGGTGGCGGAAATCATGCTCAACAACTACAACAAGGTCCTGGAGCGCCATGGGAATCTGGAGGAGCTGGACCAGCGTGCACACCAACTCCTGGGCAAG GCCGAAAACTTCAACAAGACAACTGAGGCCCTGGCCAAGAAGAAGCGGTGTGAGAACACCCGTTACTTGGTGCTGGCGGTAGGCGTTCTTCTGCTCATCATCCTGATTGTGCTGCTGATCATCtttctcccacacacacacaagggcagCAGTGCCCCACAGGCCCAGGACACAGGCATTACCCCAGGGGACTGA
- the VAMP5 gene encoding vesicle-associated membrane protein 5 isoform X2: MAGKELEQCQRQADEVAEIMLNNYNKVLERHGNLEELDQRAHQLLGKAENFNKTTEALAKKKRCENTRYLVLAVGVLLLIILIVLLIIFLPHTHKGSSAPQAQDTGITPGD, encoded by the exons ATG gcagggaaagagttggAGCAGTGCCAGCGGCAGGCAGACGAGGTGGCGGAAATCATGCTCAACAACTACAACAAGGTCCTGGAGCGCCATGGGAATCTGGAGGAGCTGGACCAGCGTGCACACCAACTCCTGGGCAAG GCCGAAAACTTCAACAAGACAACTGAGGCCCTGGCCAAGAAGAAGCGGTGTGAGAACACCCGTTACTTGGTGCTGGCGGTAGGCGTTCTTCTGCTCATCATCCTGATTGTGCTGCTGATCATCtttctcccacacacacacaagggcagCAGTGCCCCACAGGCCCAGGACACAGGCATTACCCCAGGGGACTGA
- the VAMP8 gene encoding vesicle-associated membrane protein 8, whose translation MEEGSGGDGNDHVRNLRSEVEGVKNIMTQNVERILARGENLDHLRHKTEDLEATSEHFKTTSQKVARKFWWKNVKMIVLICVIVSIIILFIVLFATGVIH comes from the exons ATG GAGGAAGGCAGTGGAGGCGATGGAAATGATCATGTGCGGAACCTGCGGAGTGAGGTGGAGGGAGTCAAGAATATTATGACCCAGAATGTGGAGCGGATCCTGGCCCGAGGAGAAAACTTGGACCATCTCCGCCACAAGACAGAAGATCTGGAAGCCACA TCTGAACACTTCAAGACCACATCGCAGAAGGTGGCTCGGAAGTTCTGGTGGAAGAACGTGAAGATGATTGTCCTCATCTGCGTGATTGTTTCTATCATCATCCTCTTCATCGTGCTCTTTGCCACTGGTGTCATCCATTAA